The Microcoleus sp. FACHB-831 DNA window GGGCACTATCTTCGCTGATACCAAACAGCATATAGCTTGCAGCAATAAGCCACTGAATGCCAAGCGTGCGATCGTAGGAGAAAGTACCCCCTGGCCTTATCCAGTCCCCTAAGTTCACAATGGCTTTTGCATGCAGCGCGTATATGCCTTCATCGTGAGCCATCAGGCTTTGCTGTGGACTTTTTAATAACAAGAGGGGAGCGACCCAAAACAGCAACGTCAGATATGGTAGTGCTGGCAATAGATGCGGGTTTTTAAACATCCAGGTTTGGATTGTATAAAAACTTTTTGATTTCAAAAGTTCTGGCATTTTAATCAAAAGAGGCTGACTGTCAATTTAACCAAGTGCAAATAATTTTTTAAAGTATATGGAAATACTGATTTTTGACAATTTATATGATGGCACATACCAGTTATATGCTTGTCCCTCATAGTGGAGACAGCTTTACAGGAATGTTCTGGTTGCAGCCGCTTTTGTATGGGCTGGAGATACTTGATAATATCAAAATTTGAAAATAATTCCTATTCAACTGCCGACTAATAATCAGAATCGGCAATTTAAAAACAAAAATTAAATATTACGGTATCAAGCCAACCGCAGGCTCCATTCAGGTTTGCACGCTAAATTCTTCTGGAGCAATTCCCCAATTTACCCAACAAATTGCCTCTCGCGCCGAGGCCATATTAGGCGGTACGCGCAATGCGTGAATGCTTCCCGTGCTGGGGCAAGTCATTTTTAATATATAAATTTGTTCTCTATCGAGATTAGCATCAATTTTTAAGAGCGCGTATTCAAGATATGTATCTAATTCTATTGCTTGTAATTCTTGACAAATTCTAGCGTAACCAATTTTCCGAATTAAGTTGCGGCGCATTTCGGCGTTACGCTCGTGTAAAAGCAATGAAGCTTGCAATTTGTGGGAAGGTATTACTTCAATTAAAATTCGTCTGAGTTGAATATTGGGTTCTTCTAAATACCATTCAGTTTGCCAATGCTGCGGGCGTACTTTGCCATATTTTTCTGGTAAGGAGACACCGTGATAATAGTAAAGACTGTAACCATCGGCAAATTTAATTGCGGCTTCGCCTTCAGCGTGGAGTCGTTGTTCGTTATCGAGATTAATTTTGAAGGGGCGATCGCACGCGAGGCAAACTTTGTCAAAAGCAAAAAGCCAGCCACAGTTACTGACTATCGACTCAAATGCTTTCCACTGTTCGGTATCGCCTCTAGCGTTTAAAACCGATATTTGAAAGTCAAATAAAGCTCCAATATCAGCCAAGGATTCGGGACAAATGCAGTTATCTAAAAAGGCGCTTACTTTTCGCCAAATTTCCTCGCCCAGTTTTGTCCAGTTTTCTTCCCCAAGCGGAGTTACCACCAACTCCCAGAGATGCGGCGAAAGTTGGCTTCGCAAGTGCTTTTTTAATTCCTGGGCGATTTTATTTCCTAAATTATTTTCTAGTGCCTTTGATAGGGATTGCCCAAGTTGCTTCCGTATTTGCCTTAGTAACGGTTTCCACAGTTTTTGCTTGGGAATGTTACCCAAAGAATTGCCGAATTCTTCTTCTAGGAGTCCTAAGTTAGCGGCGAGTTTGCTGAGAAAGAACCTCAAGGCGACAACTGGACTGTCACAAAAAATTATTTCAGGTTCGGGTTTGCCAAGTAGCGAGTAGATAGCTTTGATGGAGTTAGCGGCTTGTTGGCGATCGCTCTGTCCAGATTTACTAGCAAGCGCTTTCCATTTTTCGCTAATTACTGGCGCTAAAGCTTTTGTCTCATCGGTCAATTCTTCCGCTTTTCTGGGATATTCATCGCAAATATCATCCAGTGTGGCACCACTCAGGTCAGCCTCAGCCAACTTGGCATCCAGCAGATTAGCGCCTACTAAATTGGCAAACCTTAGATCGGCACAATTCAAATAAGTATTATTGAGATTTGCTCTCCCCAAGTTGGCACCGCTTAAGTCAGCATCAACTAAGTAAGCTCCACTTAGGTTAGCACCACTCAGATCCGCACCACGTAGATCCGCTCTGGTAAAATCTGCCCCTTGCAAGTTTGCATCTACCAAGCAGGCACGCCTTAGGTTAGCCTGCATTAAGGAAGTTCGACTTAAGTTAGCACCACTGAGATCGGCATCAACCAGGTTGGCGTAATCTAGTTGTGTCCCTGCTAGGTTCGCATCTACCAAGTAGGCACTATTCAGGTTAGCACCGTTCAGCCAGACCTCTTTTAAGCAGACGCCTTCCATGTCTGCATCTACCAAGCACGCATTATCCATCTTGGCAAACTCCAAGTCGGCACGGCTCAAGTTAGCAGCAGTGAGGTTAGCACCTTCTAACTCGGCATAATACTCATAGTCCTGTTGAGGTCGGAAGTCAGCGCCGCTGAACTTGGCATCGCTGAGAGTGTCACCGTTTAAACAGGGGGCGTCTAGATTAGCATTAGTTAGGTTCGCATCCCGTAGATTGTACGAACTTTCAAACCCCGTACCCCCTAGCTTAGTATTGCTGAGGTCGGCAAAGCCGAGGTTGGCATTCTCCAGGTTGATATTCTCTAGATCGGCATCACTTAGCAAAGCACCCCTCAAAAAGGCACCTTTTAACTTGGCATAGTGATCTTGGCGATCGCGAAAGTTGACATCCTTGAAATTAACACCTTCTAAGTCTGTCCACCGCAGATCCGCACGGCTTAGGTCAGCACCGCTTAAATCAGTCCAAGCGAGGTCGAAGGCGGGATTTAAACCAGCAGCGATCGCCTCCCTTAAAAAGTTGTCTGTTTGTGTCTTTTTAATTTTGTCGATAATAGCTTGACGTTCTGCTAACGATTTTTGAGTACTCATATCGATGTGGGTGGCGAGATGCAGATTTTTATTTTTAAGGCGCGATCGCTCTATACCCCTCATAGGCATTTTGCTTGCTTTTTCTAGAATAGAGAAACAACCAGACTATGCCAAATATCCCGTGAAGCAAGCTTCAATCGGTTCAAACCATAACTTTCAGCCTTGCCAGATTGTTTGTTTAGAGCATGAAAATGGTCGCCTGTACGCAGAAGTTGTTCAAGTTGTAACGTCGCGACAGGTGTGCTGGGTGCGTCCTTTGATGCTGGCATTACTCCCAGTTGAAGCCAGCTTGGGAACGGGTAATCTTCCCATGCCCCAAGAGTCCGCTATCTACGATTTGCGTATGGGTTCAGATCTGCTTTGGCCGATTTCTCTGTTCCGTCCAGCACTTGATACGGAAGTTATTCCGTTATTAACTATGCTGGATACTTGCGACAGCCAAACGGCGCAGACTCAACTCAATTGGTTTGTTCGCCAGGTTTGGCAAGCTAACCAGAGCGATTTTCAATCTAAAATCTAAAAACAAAAGTCCAAAAATATCGGGCGATCGCAAATGGCAGCGTTTCTTATGCATTGTATTCACAGCATCTGTTTATTCCTTATGGCGATGGCAATGCATAAGAACTATTCACCCGCTACGCTATCATTTCCAAGTAGTAGGATGATGCCAAATTAGCCCTATGTGAAATTAAGGTTTAATGCCCTATCTCTACGAAAGTCTGAATTTTATTGTGAATGGGTTTTGTGGAACTATCCAGATTCTAGCTTGAGACATCAAAGCGACGTTTCCATCAATTCAGCCGTAGCTTAGGTTAGTCTTTCGTTTGCTGGGTAAGCAAAAACAAAAGCTATGCGCTTCAAGGCTTTTAAACATTGCCTGTAGGCAAATTAAATAGGAAACAGCTTATGGGGTATATTTATGAGCTAAGCAATTGGCGATCGCTCTATGAATTGCCTTAACCTTGCCTTAATCAAATGCACTGCGGTAGCTTTCTGTAGAGGGGACGCTGCCATGTTAATAAGGTCAACCTTTTTGGCAACTAGGCGATCGCACTTGCAGTTAATATCGGCAAATAACTATAGGGAAATTTTCTTTAAACAGTTGTCAAAGTTTACGCCGAATTCACCATAATCCGGAAAAATGTAACAACAATTACACTCTTTACCGTTTCGGCTAATTATTTATACAGATGCACCAAAAGTCTAAGCGTATAAGGTCGAGTTTTGATGGTTTGTCTCGACGCTAACCGTCACTTTTTGCTTTTTGACAAGCAAATTTTTGCCAATACTGCGATCGCTAGGACTATCTAACTACTTAGAGTCACTATAAGTTGGCGCAAGGCTTAGATACTTGCTACCAGCTGAATCCTCCCGGCGTCCATTTCTGCCATGAGGAGTTCTAGCGCCTCAAAATCTACATCTGATATGTAACCCAAGCGAGTGAGTTCATAGTTTATTTCATTCTCTATATCGGGAGTTAATTTCTTAATATAGAGAGCTTTTTCTACCAGCTGCCGAATAACGTATGTAGTTCTCATAGAAACTGATACAACTGCTTTCTATTAAATTCTCTTCTAGATATAGGGGTAAAGAAGTGATCTACAGCTTCCCCCAGAGTGATCCATATCACTGTTTTTCCATTACATATTATTTGCATTAATTATGTTCGCTATAAATATTTTTGCATCAACTTTAAGATATATACCTAGAATATCTAATAAGGAAAGCACTAGAAAAGCGCCAGCCTTGCAGGTAATATGGTTTAGGATAGGAAAAATTCTAACTTATGGCTAGCGGCAGGTTAAATTTTGAGTCATCTGTCCAAGGTTGGATTTATCCTGAAAGCAGCTAACTTCAAAATATGCACAGCTAGAGTGCATATGATATAAGTAGAAAAAATTTAGTAGTAATTGACACTTAATTTAGAAATTTATAGAAAAATTTAAGAAGCGTAGGGTTTAAATGAAGATATGGCGAAATATCTCTTCAGGCTATAGGCAATACAAAAATTAACGATTATCGTCTAAGAATCCCATAGCGTTTTAGAGTTTCTAGCAAAACTTAGGAAGTGGTCATGCAAAGTACGCTTATCCGCCCCAATATTATTACAATTCAGCCTCAGGGTCATGTTAATGCATCTAATGCGCCTGAGTTTCAACGTCAACTTACAACAGCTATTTCATCAACGCAGGATAGTATTGTCTTGGTAGATATGGCTAAAGTGGAGTCATTAGATAGCGCTGGGCTGATGGCATTAGTTTCGTCTCTACGCATGGCGCATAGTCTAAATCGTAGGTTTAGCTTATGCTCAGTGTCACCATCGCTGAGAATTATTTTTGAGCTGACTCAACTAGACAAAGTGTTTGAGATTTTTGAAAATAAAACCACTTTTGAAGCAGCGATCGCAGCATAAAAACTTGAAATCCGGATTCTAGTTTGAAAGAAAAGACTGCCTTTATAGCCAGCTGTTGTATGCTACGCGCCCAAACCTTCGCTCTTGAGCGATCGCTCGCGTAGCAGTCCTCTGTCTCCCGCGATTGATAAGATAGGCTCATAAGTAGAGCAAGCAAAAGCGAGGGAAGGCTGTGACAGTTGCAGTTGAGAAATTATTAACACCGGACATTCTGCGGCCTGCTCGTTACTTAGGCAACGAGTTAGGATCCGTACACAAGCCCTGGGATGCGGCCAAGGTGAGATGGGTATTAACATATCCAGAAGTATATGAAGTGGGTGCGTCTAATTTAGGGCATATCATTCTCTACAACATACTGAACGCCCAACCCGGACAACTGTGCGATCGCGCATACCTACCCGCTCCAGACTTGGCTGTAAAATTGCGAACCACACAGACACCTCTGTTTGCTGTAGAAAATAAGCGCAGCCTCACAGATTTTGATATTTTAGGCTTCAGTCTTAGCTACGAACTGGGAGCCACCAACATCCTAGAAATGCTCGACTTAGCCGGGATTCCCCTTACTTGGAAAGAAAGGCAGAATTGGGCATCGGGCATCGGGCATGGGAACGAACAATTACCGCTAATTTTTGCAGGCGGACAGACAGCCACATCCAATACAGAACCTTATGCAGACTTCTTCGACTTCATGGCGCTGGGAGATGGCGAAGAATTGCTGCCAGAAATTGGCCTAGTATTGCAAGAAGGAAAAGCAGCAGGGCTGAGTCGCGAAGAATTACTACTTGATTTGGCTCAAGTTCCCGGCGTCTACGTGCCAAGATTTTACGACATGGCCGAAGATGGCTCTGTTCATCCAAACCGCCCAGATGTACCAAAACGCATAGTCCGGCGCGTGGCAGCCCCGATGCCAGCTTACTCCATTGGGCTAGTTCCCTACGTCGAAACAGTACACGATCGCCTGATAATTGAGATCCGGCGAGGTTGTACCAGGGGGTGCCGCTTCTGCCAACCTGGAATGCTCACTCGTCCGGCGCGAGATGTAGAACCAGAGGAAGTCATTGAAGCAATTGAAAAGGGAATGCGTGCAACAGGGCACAACGAATTTTCCCTACTTTCCCTAAGTTGTTCCGACTATCTGGCACTACCAGCAGTAGGGATGGAAATCAGAAATCGACTTAAAGACGAGAATATTTCCCTCTCCCTACCCAGCCAACGGGTAGACAGATTTGATGAAAACATTGCTAACATCCTTGGCGGTACTCGGCAAAGCGGACTAACCTTTGCCCCAGAAGCTGGAACCCAGCGGATGCGGGACATTATCAACAAAGGGTTGACTAACGAGGAACTGCTAAGGGGAGTTAAGACAGCTTTCGAGCAAGGCTGGGATAAGATTAAGCTCTACTTTATGATTGGCTTACCCGGCGAGACTGATGTAGATGTACTGGGAATTGCCGAAACTGTGCGCTGGCTGCACCAGAACTGTCGTGCAGTTGGTAGAAAGCGGCTGCATTTCAATTTGACAATTTCCAACTTTACGCCCAAGCCGCATACTCCGTTTCAATGGCACTCTGTATCAACAGCCGAGTTTCAACGGAAGCAAAAGTTGCTAAAAGAAGAATTTCGCGGGATGAAGGGCGTTAAGGTGAATTACACCGACGTGCGAATTTCGGCAATGGAAGATTTTGTCGGGAGGGGTGATAGGCGTTTAGCTTCCGTTGTGCGTCGCGCTTGGGAATTGGGTGCGGGTATGGATTCTTGGTTTGACAGTGCAGATCGAGCATATGCAGCTTGGGGACAAGCGATCGCCGAATCTGGTCTAACCTGGAAATACCGTCAAGTCGAAAATGGCGAATGGAATGTGATGGAAGGTAGCAGTAATGACTTACTTGATGCCCCCCTTCCTTGGGATCATATAGATACTGGCATTGACAAAAATTGGCTAAAAGCCGACTTGCAACGAGCGCTAGAAGCAGCTACAGTCCCCGATTGCTCTTTTGATGGCTGTTCCCACTGTGGCGTTTGCGGTATCGACTTCGGTCACAATATTGTTATCGAGCCACCGCCAGTACCGAAATTTGCTGGGGAATTTGTAGCGAACAACACCAAGGCACAACGACTGCGGGTTTGGTTTGGCAAACTGGGCGATATGGCGCTGGTTAGCCACTTGGATTTAGTACGCTTGTTTGAACGTGCAATCAGACGCGCGGCGTTACCAATTACTTACACTAACGGGTTTCGCGCCAATCCCCGGATTTCTATTGCTAGCGCACTGTCGCTTGGTTCGACTAGCGCTGGGGAAATTGTGGATTTTGAATTAACTTCTGCGATCGATGCTGACACTTTCCGCGAGAAGTTCGCCGCCCAACTTCCGGCAAATATCCCAGTTTATAGCGTGAAAGATGTTGATTTGAAGGCTGCTTCGGCTAATCAGCTTTTGGAAAAAGCGGAGTATTTAATTACGGTTGCAGTTGAGTCGGAGGCTTCAACAGCGCAGTGGGAAGAATGGGTGAATGCGATCGCGGCGAGGGATGAAATATTGATCGAGCAAACCAGTAAGTCTGGTAAGAAATATCAGGTAAATATGCGCGATCGCTTGTTTGAGTTGGAGGTTAAGGAACCGCCTAGACGCCAAGAAGAAGAGGCTGTTATTCTGCGTTATGTGGGTAGCTGTCAGAGTGATGGTACTCTTCTGCGACCAGAGCATATCATCTTGATGCTCGAACAAGTTGCTGGGTTAGAGTTTCAGTTGTTGCACAGT harbors:
- a CDS encoding TIGR03960 family B12-binding radical SAM protein, translating into MTVAVEKLLTPDILRPARYLGNELGSVHKPWDAAKVRWVLTYPEVYEVGASNLGHIILYNILNAQPGQLCDRAYLPAPDLAVKLRTTQTPLFAVENKRSLTDFDILGFSLSYELGATNILEMLDLAGIPLTWKERQNWASGIGHGNEQLPLIFAGGQTATSNTEPYADFFDFMALGDGEELLPEIGLVLQEGKAAGLSREELLLDLAQVPGVYVPRFYDMAEDGSVHPNRPDVPKRIVRRVAAPMPAYSIGLVPYVETVHDRLIIEIRRGCTRGCRFCQPGMLTRPARDVEPEEVIEAIEKGMRATGHNEFSLLSLSCSDYLALPAVGMEIRNRLKDENISLSLPSQRVDRFDENIANILGGTRQSGLTFAPEAGTQRMRDIINKGLTNEELLRGVKTAFEQGWDKIKLYFMIGLPGETDVDVLGIAETVRWLHQNCRAVGRKRLHFNLTISNFTPKPHTPFQWHSVSTAEFQRKQKLLKEEFRGMKGVKVNYTDVRISAMEDFVGRGDRRLASVVRRAWELGAGMDSWFDSADRAYAAWGQAIAESGLTWKYRQVENGEWNVMEGSSNDLLDAPLPWDHIDTGIDKNWLKADLQRALEAATVPDCSFDGCSHCGVCGIDFGHNIVIEPPPVPKFAGEFVANNTKAQRLRVWFGKLGDMALVSHLDLVRLFERAIRRAALPITYTNGFRANPRISIASALSLGSTSAGEIVDFELTSAIDADTFREKFAAQLPANIPVYSVKDVDLKAASANQLLEKAEYLITVAVESEASTAQWEEWVNAIAARDEILIEQTSKSGKKYQVNMRDRLFELEVKEPPRRQEEEAVILRYVGSCQSDGTLLRPEHIILMLEQVAGLEFQLLHSHRQQLILKD
- a CDS encoding pentapeptide repeat-containing protein — its product is MPMRGIERSRLKNKNLHLATHIDMSTQKSLAERQAIIDKIKKTQTDNFLREAIAAGLNPAFDLAWTDLSGADLSRADLRWTDLEGVNFKDVNFRDRQDHYAKLKGAFLRGALLSDADLENINLENANLGFADLSNTKLGGTGFESSYNLRDANLTNANLDAPCLNGDTLSDAKFSGADFRPQQDYEYYAELEGANLTAANLSRADLEFAKMDNACLVDADMEGVCLKEVWLNGANLNSAYLVDANLAGTQLDYANLVDADLSGANLSRTSLMQANLRRACLVDANLQGADFTRADLRGADLSGANLSGAYLVDADLSGANLGRANLNNTYLNCADLRFANLVGANLLDAKLAEADLSGATLDDICDEYPRKAEELTDETKALAPVISEKWKALASKSGQSDRQQAANSIKAIYSLLGKPEPEIIFCDSPVVALRFFLSKLAANLGLLEEEFGNSLGNIPKQKLWKPLLRQIRKQLGQSLSKALENNLGNKIAQELKKHLRSQLSPHLWELVVTPLGEENWTKLGEEIWRKVSAFLDNCICPESLADIGALFDFQISVLNARGDTEQWKAFESIVSNCGWLFAFDKVCLACDRPFKINLDNEQRLHAEGEAAIKFADGYSLYYYHGVSLPEKYGKVRPQHWQTEWYLEEPNIQLRRILIEVIPSHKLQASLLLHERNAEMRRNLIRKIGYARICQELQAIELDTYLEYALLKIDANLDREQIYILKMTCPSTGSIHALRVPPNMASAREAICWVNWGIAPEEFSVQT
- a CDS encoding STAS domain-containing protein translates to MQSTLIRPNIITIQPQGHVNASNAPEFQRQLTTAISSTQDSIVLVDMAKVESLDSAGLMALVSSLRMAHSLNRRFSLCSVSPSLRIIFELTQLDKVFEIFENKTTFEAAIAA